A DNA window from Gammaproteobacteria bacterium contains the following coding sequences:
- a CDS encoding phasin family protein, with protein sequence MFETVGRLNETNAQTFERLTSVQMEIANLLFEGSTKQLQAWSNAGDYSEILGAQSSLSDEYGRKFMDCAQQTLDVVAGARDAYTSLMEQNIEKATENFKRAAPTRAA encoded by the coding sequence TTGTTCGAGACGGTTGGCAGGCTGAACGAGACCAACGCGCAGACTTTTGAAAGGCTGACCAGCGTGCAGATGGAAATCGCCAACCTGTTGTTCGAGGGCAGCACCAAACAACTCCAGGCGTGGAGCAACGCCGGGGATTACAGCGAGATTCTGGGCGCACAATCGTCACTGAGCGATGAATATGGCAGGAAATTCATGGATTGCGCGCAGCAGACACTGGATGTCGTGGCGGGCGCACGCGATGCGTACACCAGCCTGATGGAGCAGAACATCGAGAAGGCGACCGAGAACTTCAAGCGCGCCGCTCCCACGCGCGCCGCATGA
- a CDS encoding DUF1326 domain-containing protein → MAATNWRMKGKYVKNCNCAFGCPCDFNARPTYGHCEGMAGMHIDEGFFGDVRLEGLRWAATYHWPGALHEGNGTMQPIVDERADDQQRQALLAIFSGQEQDQGTFFWILSQIVSNFLEPKFLPIDFDFDLNGRTARVAVPGVFETTSLPIRNPVTGDPHRIQVHMPEGFEYLETEIASATTRGTGDIRFDIVDRHSSLAFVDHTPSGPQ, encoded by the coding sequence ATGGCTGCCACGAATTGGCGAATGAAAGGCAAATACGTCAAGAACTGCAACTGTGCGTTCGGTTGTCCGTGCGACTTCAATGCGCGGCCCACCTATGGTCATTGCGAGGGCATGGCCGGCATGCACATCGACGAAGGCTTCTTCGGTGATGTGCGACTCGAAGGTCTGCGCTGGGCCGCGACGTATCACTGGCCGGGCGCCCTGCACGAGGGTAACGGCACGATGCAACCTATCGTCGATGAGCGCGCCGACGACCAGCAAAGACAGGCGCTGCTGGCCATTTTTTCGGGTCAGGAGCAGGACCAGGGCACGTTCTTCTGGATACTGAGCCAGATCGTGAGCAATTTCCTGGAACCGAAGTTCCTGCCGATCGACTTCGACTTCGATCTGAATGGACGCACCGCAAGAGTGGCGGTTCCCGGTGTATTCGAAACCACCTCCCTGCCCATCAGGAACCCCGTCACCGGCGATCCGCACCGCATCCAGGTTCACATGCCGGAAGGCTTCGAGTATCTGGAGACCGAGATCGCCAGCGCGACCACGCGCGGTACGGGCGACATCAGGTTCGACATTGTCGATCGTCACAGCTCGCTCGCCTTCGTCGATCACACGCCCTCTGGCCCTCAGTGA
- a CDS encoding DUF2182 domain-containing protein yields the protein MSRGEAVALVSTSSVLGGTLLIIAGVYQWTPLKRVCLDNCRSPLDCVLFRWRGGVGGARRMGAEHGAYCLGCCGLLIGLLPDRANHRLRDGHGRGLSTWFITSRLASNVRA from the coding sequence GTGAGCCGCGGCGAGGCGGTGGCTCTGGTCAGCACCAGCAGCGTGCTTGGCGGGACGTTACTCATCATTGCCGGCGTATATCAGTGGACGCCGTTGAAACGCGTTTGCTTGGATAACTGCCGTTCGCCGCTGGATTGCGTTCTTTTCCGCTGGCGCGGTGGTGTGGGCGGCGCGCGGCGTATGGGCGCGGAGCACGGTGCGTACTGTCTTGGTTGCTGCGGACTTTTGATAGGCCTGTTACCGGATCGCGCAAATCATCGGCTGCGCGATGGTCACGGCCGGGGTTTATCTACTTGGTTCATAACCTCCAGGCTCGCCTCAAACGTGCGGGCCTAG
- a CDS encoding rhomboid family intramembrane serine protease, which produces MLIPLRDDNPTQLTPVVSYAIIAACVLVFLWQISLGANQQAAVYSLGLIPTVLLQGASLPPELTTVPPLATVFTSMFLHGGWLHLIGNMLYLWIFADNIEDAMGHGRFVVFYLLCGIAAALAQALPAPGSEIPMIGASGAISGVLGAYLLLHPRAHVMVLIPLGFFSQVTRLPALLVLALWFGLQLISELGASEGAGVAFRAHIGGFVAGMALIPFFKYRRVKLFS; this is translated from the coding sequence ATGCTCATTCCACTCAGAGACGACAATCCCACTCAGCTCACGCCGGTAGTCAGTTACGCGATCATTGCGGCGTGCGTGCTGGTCTTTTTGTGGCAGATTTCGCTGGGCGCGAACCAGCAAGCCGCCGTGTATTCGCTGGGCCTGATTCCGACGGTGCTGTTGCAGGGCGCGTCGCTGCCGCCGGAATTGACCACCGTGCCGCCTCTCGCGACCGTGTTCACTTCCATGTTTCTGCACGGCGGCTGGCTGCATCTGATCGGCAACATGCTGTACTTATGGATCTTCGCGGACAACATCGAAGACGCCATGGGGCATGGCCGCTTTGTGGTGTTTTATCTGCTGTGCGGAATCGCCGCCGCGCTGGCGCAGGCGCTACCCGCGCCGGGTTCGGAGATCCCCATGATAGGCGCGAGCGGCGCGATCTCCGGCGTGCTGGGCGCTTATCTGTTATTGCATCCACGCGCGCATGTGATGGTGCTGATCCCGCTGGGATTCTTTTCGCAGGTCACGCGCCTGCCGGCGTTGCTGGTGCTGGCGTTATGGTTTGGGCTGCAATTGATTTCGGAACTCGGCGCGTCCGAAGGCGCCGGTGTGGCGTTTCGCGCGCACATCGGCGGCTTTGTGGCCGGTATGGCGCTGATTCCGTTTTTTAAGTATAGGCGGGTAAAGCTGTTCAGCTAG
- a CDS encoding alpha-keto acid decarboxylase family protein, translating to MSSTFTSSAFEGQPVPGRTTAGASSTTIGAYLIDRLVDAGAGHIFGVPGDYILKFYDEITRSRIRHVGTTREDTAAFAADGYARCQGIGALAVTYGVGALSVVNAVAGAYAESSPVVVISGAPGVQERREDPLLHHRFGPFTFQREIFERITCMTAVLDDTVMAFRLIDRAIAAARSLGKPVYIELPRDRVMETGYHVPAEALESASADQGALAEAVAETVTLLANRASPVVIAGVEVHRRNLQYALVNLIERANLPVAATLTGKSVVGERHPSYLGVYEGAMSSETARSMVEQSELLLMLGVTLNDVDTGIYTAKLDPERMVRAAQGEVIIRHHRYTNVALGDFITALAAQVTPYAAPLPPMPSGPDAPGFPHADKPMTIARLIGRLNQGLTPDMMVVCDVGDCLFAAVEMRTHARTEFLASGFYTTMGFAVPAALGAQIARPDRRALVLVGDGAFQMTGTELSSHARFGLAPIVIVFNNRGYGTERFILDGPFNDIGEWRFHNLSHVFGPLHGFEAATEEAFETAFAQAIAVRDAPSLINVHLDPNDPSPAMRRLAEHLKSRVGGEHP from the coding sequence ATGTCATCCACGTTCACATCATCTGCATTCGAGGGTCAGCCGGTGCCCGGCCGCACCACCGCGGGCGCGAGCAGCACCACCATCGGCGCCTATCTCATCGACCGACTCGTTGACGCCGGAGCCGGGCATATCTTTGGCGTGCCCGGCGATTACATACTGAAGTTCTACGATGAAATTACCCGAAGCCGCATCAGGCACGTCGGCACGACGCGCGAGGACACCGCCGCGTTCGCGGCCGACGGTTACGCGCGCTGTCAGGGCATCGGCGCGCTGGCGGTTACCTATGGCGTGGGCGCGCTCAGCGTGGTCAATGCGGTCGCCGGCGCCTATGCGGAATCCTCGCCGGTGGTGGTCATCAGCGGCGCACCGGGTGTGCAGGAGCGCCGCGAAGACCCGTTGCTGCACCATCGCTTCGGACCGTTCACCTTTCAGCGCGAGATCTTTGAGCGCATCACCTGCATGACCGCCGTACTTGACGATACGGTGATGGCTTTCCGGTTAATTGACCGCGCCATCGCCGCGGCGCGGAGCTTAGGCAAGCCGGTGTATATTGAGTTGCCGCGCGACCGTGTGATGGAAACCGGCTATCACGTGCCGGCCGAAGCGCTCGAATCCGCCTCTGCCGATCAGGGCGCGCTCGCAGAGGCCGTCGCGGAGACCGTGACGTTGCTGGCGAACCGCGCCTCGCCTGTAGTGATTGCCGGCGTGGAAGTCCATCGCCGCAATTTGCAGTATGCGCTGGTGAACCTGATCGAGCGTGCGAACCTGCCGGTAGCCGCCACCTTGACGGGCAAGTCCGTTGTCGGCGAGCGGCACCCATCGTACCTGGGCGTTTACGAGGGCGCGATGAGTTCCGAGACCGCGCGTTCCATGGTCGAGCAGTCGGAATTGCTGCTGATGCTGGGCGTGACCTTGAACGATGTGGACACCGGCATTTATACCGCGAAGCTTGACCCCGAGCGCATGGTGCGGGCGGCGCAGGGCGAGGTCATCATTCGCCATCACCGATACACCAACGTCGCGCTGGGCGACTTCATCACGGCGCTGGCGGCCCAAGTCACGCCGTATGCCGCGCCGTTGCCTCCGATGCCGTCCGGTCCGGACGCGCCGGGTTTTCCACACGCCGACAAGCCCATGACCATCGCGCGGCTGATCGGCCGGCTGAATCAGGGGCTCACGCCGGACATGATGGTGGTGTGCGACGTGGGCGACTGTCTGTTCGCCGCCGTGGAGATGCGCACGCACGCGCGCACCGAGTTTCTCGCGTCCGGGTTTTATACAACCATGGGTTTCGCGGTGCCGGCAGCACTTGGCGCGCAGATCGCACGGCCCGATCGACGCGCGCTGGTGCTGGTGGGTGACGGCGCTTTCCAGATGACCGGCACCGAACTTTCCTCGCATGCTCGTTTCGGGCTGGCCCCAATCGTCATCGTGTTCAATAACCGCGGCTACGGCACCGAGCGGTTTATTCTGGATGGCCCGTTCAACGATATCGGCGAATGGCGCTTCCACAACTTAAGCCACGTGTTCGGCCCGCTGCACGGCTTCGAAGCCGCCACCGAAGAAGCGTTCGAGACTGCTTTCGCACAGGCAATCGCGGTGCGCGACGCGCCCAGCCTCATCAATGTGCATCTCGATCCCAATGATCCGTCGCCCGCCATGCGGCGTCTGGCCGAGCACCTGAAATCGCGGGTGGGAGGTGAGCATCCGTAG
- the msrA gene encoding peptide-methionine (S)-S-oxide reductase MsrA — MKKILILLLGFVTFSTLNLQAQESGGEGRATAIFAGGCFWCMEPPYDKLAGVTATVSGYSGGELKNPTYEQVSAGGTGHTEAVQISYDPDKVSYQKLLDVFWENIDPLDAGGQFCDRGDSYRAAIFYQNDKEKRLAQASKRALEKSGRFDQPIVTEIAPASQFYKAEGYHQDYYQKNSLRYKFYRYSCGRDARLEELWGEGS, encoded by the coding sequence ATGAAAAAAATTCTGATCCTGTTGCTCGGCTTCGTAACATTTTCAACGCTCAACTTGCAAGCGCAGGAGAGTGGGGGCGAAGGGCGCGCGACCGCTATTTTTGCCGGCGGCTGTTTCTGGTGTATGGAGCCGCCTTACGACAAGCTAGCCGGCGTAACCGCCACCGTCTCCGGTTACTCCGGCGGTGAACTGAAAAATCCCACTTACGAGCAGGTCTCGGCCGGCGGTACGGGACATACGGAGGCCGTGCAGATCAGCTACGATCCGGACAAGGTCAGCTACCAAAAGCTGCTGGATGTGTTCTGGGAAAACATCGACCCACTGGATGCCGGCGGACAATTCTGCGATCGCGGTGACTCGTATCGCGCCGCGATCTTTTACCAGAACGATAAAGAAAAGCGCCTGGCGCAAGCGTCGAAACGCGCGCTGGAAAAATCCGGACGCTTCGATCAACCCATCGTCACCGAGATAGCTCCGGCCAGCCAGTTCTACAAAGCCGAGGGCTACCACCAGGATTACTACCAGAAGAATTCCCTGCGCTACAAATTCTACCGCTACTCCTGCGGCCGCGATGCGCGGCTGGAGGAGCTTTGGGGGGAGGGGTCTTGA